A region of the Vigna unguiculata cultivar IT97K-499-35 chromosome 9, ASM411807v1, whole genome shotgun sequence genome:
tattattataaattaaaaaaaaattggtatatTGTTATATAAACTTTTGAAACAGGAATTGGGTTTTTCCCTAAAGTATAAGTATGATTATGGGTTTATACTAGTGCCATTATAGGGATTGATCCGAATATTGGGTTGCATGTGTAGTGTATGCTTATGATAATACACAAGAAAAAAGTGTGGAATATTCAACCTCAGTCACTGGTGGTGGCAACATACTACATCTCTATTCTATTCCCAATgttgaatttcaatttcaccaAACATCTCCGAGACACGTAAGTGGACCTACACAACAAGGGTatatggtatttttattttttttttgagggCACCAAAATTTACTTTACAAATAGAAACCCTTTTCCTCTCGGTGGCATTATTTTTCCCCTCCCTCCTTCTTTTGAAGAGATAAGAAGATACTGGTTTGGTTAGGTACAAGACCTAACTATCGCTGTTTCAACATGTGACAAGGTATGCATAATTATTATGTGCTCATCAACTCCTCCATTTCAGCATCTCCAACATAAATTGCACACCACCATCCCTACCAATTTATAGtttatcactttttttcttttctgcatTTATTAGTCCTGCATCAAAAAATCTATATCGTCAAAGATCACAATCTTCACTACGAAGCATTGTGGAATATATATGTTCTTCAGAATCTTATATATACATACTCGGTGGAGGGTCTTGCAATATCTGATAGCTCCTCTCACCAGCGAGATCTATTGGTCAAAGATTGTTCTTTGAATGCCCTTTGTTCTTACTACTCTGATTAATTTTCTTTGTCCTTGTCTTGGACCTGCAAATTTCACATTTGTTTGCATTTGCCCATTTGCTAAaacaacatatattttatacactTCAAATAATTGTGACATgcatacatataaatataaatattataccaACTACGAAGACTTCCCCTGAAAGCTAGCCATagccaaaataaattatattattaaacagTTCACTGGATTCTCTTGCGTGTGCATAGCATGCCATTGTTTTCTTCCTATATTCTGATAAAAGGCATGCCAGgtgcttttcattttttattttatttatatatatatatatatcttcacTCACCACGTAATTAATTAGGATTAgttcaatattaattatttgatccCTATTTTAATAATGGCATGGTGGTATCTGTCACCTTTATTGTGTTTGGCTAAGAACATGTTGAAACTGGCGGGGAAGAAAATGATGTCGTGTGGAGACATTCATATGGCTTAGGAGGCACATTGTTGTGTTACGGTTAGCTTTCGTTTTCTTTTGATAACATATATGTTGGAATAGATATCTTGTTCTTCAACAAAATCTTGGCCCCAAGAAAATCTGGTGTGATGTCTCTCTCACTTCCCATTGACATCACCATTCCATGAATTACAAAAGTTTAATGCAGTATATAGTTTCATCCAAAGGGAAGAAGTCCATGGTCCCGGGGAAAGAAAATCTTCTGAGATCCTTCTGATAATTACCCCATTTTGACTCTCtctttaaattcttaaaatttcaaaacttcattttctaatattataaaatatgaagcCTGTTTCAATTGACTAATTTTGACCCATCTTTGACCCTAAGATAAGAATCCAACGGCTCCAATTCAGCtgcaatattatttatttattttactatgcCACGGTCAACAATGGAAGAAGAAGCTTGTGGCTTCTGTTTTTTGCTGGTGGTGATTATGATGATGAGACAAACGCAATCACAGAAAAGGAAGCAAAGCAACTGTTGGAAGGCCTAATTAACACTTCATTAATTGCTTCTGCTCAGTTTAATTGCTTCACACAAAATACTTCACGACTTTTCCCAAGAAGGACCAAATGCAATCTCTCCATCGTATCTTTTAGTTTGACATTTGGCACacccaatttaaaatttttgttttacaatGTATGATTTGGTTTGAATATTGTTCAATCCCAGTGAAAAATAATATAGGAAGCagtaaacatatttaatttctcTCCccctctttttttaatttacaacaAAAATGTGTggaagtaattaaaatattatatactttttaaaatatgataaaatcaaatgataactattttacatttactgtatttaagaaaaaaaatgaattgaatgaaaaatgaaaCCACCCCATTCTCTCTCTATCTCTACATGTGTTtctgaaattaaatattttcccATATCCTCTTTTATCATGCAAAGTACTCTTCCATTCTATATATAGCCCCCTACCTCCTCCACCTCCATTCCCCACTACAACAAACACCAACAACCAAACAATTCCATCCACACTGAAACAAAAAAtcactctctcttctttcttctcccaTTCTCATTCTCTCCCTCCAAACCACAAAAATGGTAGCTGAGAACCACCCTTCTCCCACATACTTCATCCTCCTGCTCATAACCATCACGCGTTTGATCTCCACTGTCGGAAAAACCTCCCAATGGAAGGCTGTTTTACCTGCCGAGCTTGCCGGGGTAGACGAGGATGTCTTCGACAAGCTCCGAGGAGACTCCGAAGCTCTTCAGGGAAGAGCTTCCAAGGACTACGGCAACATAGCGCGGGAAGTCCCACTGGCGGTGTTCCACCCGGCGTCGGCGCAGGACATCGCGCGGCTGATCAAGGCGTCGTACAGGGGCGCTGTCCCCTTCAAGGTGGCGGCGAGGGGACAAGGGCACTCCACGCGGGGGCAGGCGATGGCACGTGGCGGCGTGGTGGTGGACATGGCAGGGTTCAGAGAGAGGGGCAGTGGGGTGGGGATAAGGGTGGGCAACACGGTGGACCCTTCGGTTGGTTACTTTCACTACGCTGATGTCGGAGGGGAACAACTTTGGATCGATGTTCTTCACGCCACGCTCGAGCATGGACTTGCACCTCTCTCTTGGACCGATTACCTCTACTTGACAGTCGGAGGAACTCTCTCCAATGCCGGCATCAGTGGCCAAACCTTCCGCTATGGTcctcaaatctccaccgttcgtGAACTCGATGTCATCACTGGTATCACACTTTCTTTTCTCCTCACTATACTCACTCACTATATACCTAACAGTAACTCCAACAAACCTAAATATTCTTCTTTATATCACTTCAACCTTCAGATACAACTTCAACTCTGACGAGGAAATGACTGCATAAAGTGAAGTTTTATCTAAGTTTTCTTTATTGGGAGTGTCAAAGCTCTTAGATTTAAATAGTCGGTGTTTTAATATTGTGAGAATTTTTCATTGGGCACCTTGGAAAGTGTCACAGCTTGGAAAGGAAGGAAAGAGGGGGTTTGGGAGGGGAAAGGAGATAAAATAATGGTTACGATGAGTTgctttgaaaaaacaaaaattaagttttttttaatattcataactctaattGAGGTAACCAACGTGCCGTGGTTGTGAATGTTTTCAGAACTTCATTGCAACTTCGGGTATTTTAAAGTGCCCTTTGTTCATATtttaaaggaaagaaaattgacAAGTGCTGTAATGCATCAGACTGTGATTGcgattgaaatttataaaaccTTGCTTTTCGGACCTGTGTTCCTTGTTTTTTATTCGAATTATATGTGTTTGACAAACTTGATTTCgttttatattgttataatcTAACACCGGAATCGAGTCTTGGTCTACAATTTTTGGTGAATGTTTTAGCAAGCATGTTTGAAAACTTCTTAACTGTGGATTCAGTTCACGCGGTGACTTGTTTTTTTAGAACATGTTCATATACTATTGGTCCAAGTCGTTCTTTCGtcaattgttttattaaaaacaataaccGGCAGCtgaattttgatttgaaatGTTTGTTAAAAGAACATGTGCATGCATGCAagcaattatatatattatgattattattgtttttgttttaatgaaGTTTTGGTTTGATTCAGGAAAGGGAGAATCTGTGACCTGCTCCTCTCAGACAAATTCGGAGTTGTTTCACGGTGTTCTTGGAGGTTTAGGACAATTTGGAATTATAACAAGGGCAAGAATTGCTCTTGCGCCAGCTCCCAAGAGGGTACGTTTAAATCTTCAGAATTGACTAGGACTTTGTCTTGTAGCTTCTTCTTCCAACATTTCACATAGTGACGCCAATTCTACATGCTATATTATTCAACCATCAAGCTTTACGGAAGCATCAAATGTCCTTGTCCTAAAACCTTTATGTCACCATTTTTCTTGACACACACATAAGTTTCACATTATGTCATCCATGAGAGACACACATGAAAACGAAAACCAGACGAGTTACAGGTGAACAACGTGGATTTCTTCAAATCGAAAACCCATTAAAATGTGTGCTGGAAAAATGTACCTATATCATATAACTCAAAGTCTTTTGAAATATACACAGTGACTAAACCGACCAATAATTAGGCTCCTATTACCCTCTCTCGTCAACGATTCAACctctaattttttctttataaaaaatcaaCTGATATAACAACTGTATTTTGAAAATACTACCAAGAACATAGGCCCATACATTAATATGTTTCCACTAGAAAGGATAAGAAAGTTGGTGAGTGAGAAGATGGAATTGAATTTCACATAAGTACTCCAGCAGTACTATTTGATGGGACTCACTGCATAAACTATAATCATGTGatcattattgtttttcattGGTACGATAATGAGTTAATTAATGATAGggtgaatttcttttatttttattattggcAGGTTAAATGGGTTAGACTTTTGTACAGCGACTTTTCTGCTTTTACCAAAGACCAAGAACAATTAATCTCAATCACTGGAAGGAAACAAAACATTATTGGTCTGGATTATGTGGAAGGATCGTTGCTAATGCACCAAGGGCCCATAAATAATTGGAGATCTTCTTTCTTCCCTTTAGCCGACCATGGTCGAATAATTTCACAAGTAACTCAACACAGAGTCCTCTATTGCCTAGAAGTTGCCAAATATTATGATGGCCAAAGTGAAAACAATGTGGACAAGGTACGTCTCCATTCATGTGCAATTGCCTTCATGATGTGTCCTTTCGTTTCTCTTGTCCTATATATCTTCCAAATAACCCCTTGTCACACTCCATGTTATTATAACTTTAATGTTGTAAGTAACATTCTTATTTTCATGTTGGTGTAGGAACTCCAAGTTTTACTCCATGGATTGAGCTACATCCCTGGATTTTACTACGAAAAAGACGTCTCGTACGTTGAGTTCTTGAACAGAGTCCGAAGTGGAGAGTTGAAGCTACAGTCACAAGGACTGTGGGATGTTCCTCACCCTTGGCTCAATTTGTTCATACCCAAATCTCAAATCATGGATTTTGACTCGGGCGTGTTCAAGAACATCATCCTTAAACGAAACATCACCACAGGACCTGTCTTGGTTTATCCCATGAACAGAAACAAGTAATTGAGCTGAACTACTTAACTGATTAACCTCAATTTATGTCACTGTTGTTTTCTTTACTGAATTGAAATTGTAAAAACCTTGATTCAGGTGGGACAATAGGATGTCAGCATCAATACCAGACGAGGATATCTTCTACACAGTTGGGTTTTTGCATTCAAGTGGGTTTGATAATTGGAAAGAGTATGATactcaaaataaagaaattgtgCAGTTTTGTAATGATGCTGGGATCAAGATTAAGCAATATCTTCCCCACTACCGCACACAAGAAGATTGGACAAACCATTTTGGCCCTAAATGGAGGACTTTTGTAGAAAGAAAACACCAGTTTGATCCAAGAATGATTCTATCACCTGGACAAAGAATCTTTAACAATTAAACTaggtttttttataatattttccccccaaataaaaaatatggtgGGACTACCCTAAGTGTACACATAGGACCCAGAGTTGAGATGATAGGGTTTGTACTTGTTTTTGTTAAGAGGGTGGGGTTAAAAGCTGCATGACTTTGGCATATATGTAGATCAGGTTACACATACTTTAGATACGTTAGGTTGACAAAATCATGTGTGAAAGATGCACACAGCTAGCTGTACCTTTCTTTTCCCTCACTCTCTTTCGTTTGTCTATCATCATCACCACACACAGATCAATTCCATGCTTAGTTTTTCATCTGataaaaagtttcaattttcatcttcttctgtcTCTCAAAtatgagtttattaagatttcAAGTTTAAACTCATTGAGAGTAGTTTAGAACTTGATGAATATGTGGAGGgttgatttgattttgatcACGTTGTTCTAATCCTACATAAATTGTTAATTAATGTGTGCAATGAGTTTGTTTGGTGGCATTATTATTGCTATAGTTTTGGTTTTGCCTTCCTAATTTTGAACATGGGCACCCTAGCAATAATTGAGATCCTAGGTTAAGGAGGAACATCATTATTGTGTCGAAATTGAGAGTCCTAGCTGTATGGCATAATAATAAATCATCGTAGGTTGCTAGATAGATGTGATAACGCCAAATGCCTTCAAATACTATAATTAATCTCCATTGCGAGATCCTTCCTCTTaattatatatcattaaaaaGATTATGCTGCTTTACAAGAGAATACAACTCATTACTCCTTAATTAATCTAAAGAATCGTCCAATAAACAAATGCTGTTGTGTATAATCCATGAAGTATATAGTTTAAATCAAGTTCGAtacaattgtaatttttttaaatttaacaaagttAATTTAAAGTTCTGTATATCAACTTAAAATAGGAAAGATAAATAATgcattagtaaataaaaaactcacatgatatatatatatatatatatatatatatatatatatatatatatatatatatatatatatatccttaaGTTTTTtagattgaatattttaatctttgataTAAAACTATTCATGACTAATTGATGTTAAAGTTTCTCAACCTATCACTTTAAAACATCCAACACTTTAAAAGCAcgataaagattttttttttcttacttttagaAGGGATTAACCTTCTGTTATGGGGAAATatcatatttcattaaaataaaacgAGTTTAGACATGAATCATTGCAGTAACCAAGGAATGCAATCTACGTATCTCGATTTTGCGAAGAATTTGGGGATATTGTAGTATATCACTGAAAGGACACACAAGTGGCAgtgatgaatattttaatttaaagttttaattggattttaattaatttcctcataagaaataaaataatcaagtcAATTGCAACTAGACAACAAGAATACAAAAATCCAGAAATGTGTGTCTTCGTGATAATGAAGGAATACAGCAACGAcgacaataattataaaatgaagtCCCATAGATATgttagatgattttttttttaacaatttaatagcatttttttatatcatattcttagtttcttttttctcagtttttttttcttgattaataGAAACCACCATGATATTTGTTAGCTTTTggcttttaataatttttcttatctaATATGAATGCTACAAATCCAACATCAATAATTATcgaattataatatataaataaaatctaatttttattttataagtcaatcttataatattaaattagataaaCTCACTTATTTAGATGTTATTGAACCATTCAAAAACGTTATATATAAAAGCTCTATTTTTGCCAAGAATTTCCAATAGTtttagttagaaaataaaatatacttccTACAGGTAGAAGAAAAACGCCCAAAACAATTAATATGTTCTAGCTAAAATCGTAATGGAAAACCAAATACTCTAATTATTCACAAAcatacaaattttgaaaaatatttataaataacagACAACAAATGCAAATATAGTAAATATAAGAACGTTGATTTTTGCTGAGTGGCCATGCATCATGCATGGCCTCATTGTTTAAAGCACTTGCATGTCCTAGAAccatttattaaagaaataaaatgattttttttattagaaattgtGGAAAACTGCAAAGAGAGAGATTATGagtatctaaaaaaaaaaatctctttcgATTTCTTAAATTTAGAACACTGATTAGCCTTGTTTAAATACTCTAATCAAAACTTAGCGATTTCATAGAAATGTTTCTGCACCTATTAAAGGTATAATTTTGGTAGACCTATTCTTAAAGTTTGGGGAGGTATAAAATGCCCTAGATTCAAAACCTAACACCTTTACATTTGAGGGATTTATTCCTCGTAGTGCGCTGTAATAGATTTATTCTACtttgcattttttctttttccgaAAAAGGGGTTCACAACATGTTTGGTATAATTAGTACAACGTAAATGCCGCCAATTAAAAACTAACATTTCACATGACAAATTGGAATATCTTAAATGTGTTGGAATATTTAAgagacaataataattaaaaacaaaaaagcagTGTTGGATCGAATAGGAATAACTTTTTGCTTTTGGGGTATGAGACAGACCCACGAGTGAGTGGCTTTGTTGTGACAAAGTATTAGGCAAAGTTCTTGTTCTAATCAAATAATTAGtgttgatttaaattaaagCAAAACCTCATCCTTCGTGTTATCCATCAATAAGAGCATTGAATTTGTTGCTATCGTTTATTGTTAATTAACTAAAAGATTCCATAATAAAGTGAAACTTTTTTTCCCTTTACTTTTGTGTTAACAACGTGCTTTGCGGCCACATTTGGGACCTTATAATTAagtttcattaattaattaattaattaattaaataaagaaatgagtAATTGTGAAGAAAAGAGGCAATGCAACACTTAATTCCAGCTTACAGGCAACAAGGAGACAGAAAAAGTTAGTAGCCTCATCATTTTGTTGACTTTTTCTTGCTGCCTATAG
Encoded here:
- the LOC114162232 gene encoding cytokinin dehydrogenase 3-like, which gives rise to MVAENHPSPTYFILLLITITRLISTVGKTSQWKAVLPAELAGVDEDVFDKLRGDSEALQGRASKDYGNIAREVPLAVFHPASAQDIARLIKASYRGAVPFKVAARGQGHSTRGQAMARGGVVVDMAGFRERGSGVGIRVGNTVDPSVGYFHYADVGGEQLWIDVLHATLEHGLAPLSWTDYLYLTVGGTLSNAGISGQTFRYGPQISTVRELDVITGKGESVTCSSQTNSELFHGVLGGLGQFGIITRARIALAPAPKRVKWVRLLYSDFSAFTKDQEQLISITGRKQNIIGLDYVEGSLLMHQGPINNWRSSFFPLADHGRIISQVTQHRVLYCLEVAKYYDGQSENNVDKELQVLLHGLSYIPGFYYEKDVSYVEFLNRVRSGELKLQSQGLWDVPHPWLNLFIPKSQIMDFDSGVFKNIILKRNITTGPVLVYPMNRNKWDNRMSASIPDEDIFYTVGFLHSSGFDNWKEYDTQNKEIVQFCNDAGIKIKQYLPHYRTQEDWTNHFGPKWRTFVERKHQFDPRMILSPGQRIFNN